A genomic region of Hyalangium gracile contains the following coding sequences:
- a CDS encoding glycoside hydrolase family 19 protein gives MSRMSMPRCVSLLAVIGLGGCAGDEWEAQEPLSQLESAAIVSSLSEGDYVIRSARTGKCVDVASSSTADGAKVQQWDCNGTNAQRFHISPTSDGFWKIINVNSGKALDIKGVSTAQNAELHQWSYVGGGNQQFQFIARGNNQFSFHPRHTGMAIDLYWGSADNGTIYVQYPYGGGDHQRFTLDKVGGTTPPPATGLASILSEATFNAMFPGRNGFYSYSALLAAASTFPAFATTGDTDTRKREVAAFLANVGHETGGLVHIEEINKSVMCDTSWGPPGCGCAPGKWYYGRGPIQLSWNGNYCAAGNALGVNLKDDPDLVARDAAIAWRTGLWFWMTQTGAGSMTAHDAMVNNRGFGETIRTINGAMECGGRNPGQVQSRVNNYLNFTGRLGVSAGGNTGC, from the coding sequence ATGTCTCGAATGAGCATGCCGCGCTGTGTGTCATTGTTGGCTGTGATTGGACTGGGCGGATGTGCCGGCGACGAGTGGGAGGCTCAAGAGCCCCTCTCCCAGCTGGAGAGCGCCGCCATCGTGTCCAGCCTCTCCGAGGGCGACTACGTCATCCGCTCCGCCAGGACGGGCAAGTGTGTCGACGTCGCCTCCTCCAGCACCGCCGATGGCGCCAAGGTCCAGCAGTGGGACTGCAATGGCACCAATGCCCAGAGGTTCCACATCTCCCCCACCTCCGATGGCTTCTGGAAGATCATCAACGTCAACAGTGGCAAGGCGCTGGACATCAAGGGCGTGAGCACCGCCCAGAACGCCGAGCTCCACCAGTGGTCGTACGTGGGCGGCGGCAACCAGCAGTTCCAGTTCATCGCCCGCGGTAACAACCAGTTCAGCTTCCACCCGCGCCACACGGGCATGGCCATCGATCTGTACTGGGGGTCGGCCGACAACGGCACCATCTACGTGCAGTACCCGTACGGGGGCGGCGACCACCAGCGCTTCACCCTGGACAAGGTGGGCGGCACCACGCCGCCTCCCGCCACGGGGCTGGCCAGCATCCTGAGCGAGGCCACCTTCAACGCCATGTTCCCCGGCCGCAACGGCTTCTATAGCTACTCGGCGCTGCTGGCCGCGGCCAGCACCTTCCCCGCCTTCGCCACCACGGGCGACACCGACACTCGCAAGCGAGAGGTCGCCGCCTTCCTGGCCAACGTGGGGCACGAGACCGGCGGGCTCGTGCACATCGAGGAGATCAACAAGAGCGTCATGTGCGACACGAGCTGGGGGCCCCCGGGCTGCGGCTGCGCGCCGGGCAAGTGGTACTACGGCCGTGGCCCCATCCAGCTGTCGTGGAACGGCAACTACTGCGCCGCGGGCAACGCGCTGGGCGTCAACCTCAAGGACGACCCGGACCTCGTGGCGCGCGATGCGGCCATCGCCTGGCGCACGGGCCTGTGGTTCTGGATGACCCAGACGGGCGCGGGCTCCATGACGGCGCACGACGCCATGGTGAACAACCGGGGCTTTGGAGAGACCATCCGCACCATCAACGGCGCGATGGAGTGCGGCGGCAGGAACCCCGGCCAGGTCCAGAGCCGCGTGAACAACTACCTCAACTTCACGGGCCGGCTCGGCGTGAGCGCCGGCGGCAACACCGGCTGCTAG
- a CDS encoding tetratricopeptide repeat protein produces the protein MGFWDKLLGRGNAREGRQESERGTAEARVSELLEEGVQLASQASFEAAAERFNAALVLVPNHSLVLLNLASTYQDRGSREQRGANRPEVLAQYGRAAVDLFERALAGAPPLSAQARTQVLMRLGRLLRILGEYEKSREALLRVVRDAEAGEQAKDAARDELVATHARLLGLPQRQHSESEARRFNALWEEATSPIQDLLGGRAGTMGPLSEENARRLERARPLLQQALELVPDNWAAAWVLGVVERRLGNHPRGLECLTRAFELNPYNPNVGREASICAGLAGRMDEAVRFSEAASAVDPDDMGLLANLALNLLLAGRVAEALPRARMAVARAPNDPISRAVLSLIEQVSSGGMSLEEARQSVLSSG, from the coding sequence ATGGGGTTCTGGGACAAGCTGCTGGGCCGGGGCAATGCCCGCGAGGGGCGGCAGGAGTCGGAGAGGGGGACCGCGGAAGCTCGCGTGTCCGAGCTGCTCGAGGAGGGGGTTCAACTGGCGTCGCAAGCGAGCTTCGAGGCCGCGGCGGAGCGCTTCAACGCGGCGCTCGTGCTCGTGCCGAACCATTCGCTGGTGCTGCTCAATCTCGCGAGCACCTATCAGGACCGTGGCAGCCGGGAGCAGCGGGGCGCCAACCGGCCGGAGGTGCTCGCGCAATATGGTCGCGCGGCCGTCGACCTCTTCGAGAGGGCGCTCGCGGGGGCGCCGCCGCTGTCGGCCCAGGCTCGAACGCAGGTGCTCATGCGGCTGGGGCGGCTGCTCCGCATCCTGGGCGAGTACGAGAAGTCACGCGAGGCGCTCCTTCGCGTGGTGCGCGATGCCGAGGCCGGCGAGCAGGCCAAGGACGCGGCGCGCGACGAGCTGGTCGCCACGCATGCGCGGCTGCTCGGCCTTCCCCAGCGCCAGCACTCGGAGAGTGAGGCGCGGCGCTTCAACGCGCTCTGGGAGGAGGCCACCTCGCCCATCCAGGACCTGCTGGGAGGGAGAGCAGGCACCATGGGCCCGCTCTCCGAGGAGAATGCGCGCCGGCTGGAGAGGGCGCGCCCGCTCCTCCAGCAGGCGCTGGAGCTGGTCCCGGACAACTGGGCCGCGGCGTGGGTGCTGGGCGTGGTGGAGCGACGCCTGGGTAACCACCCACGAGGGTTGGAGTGTCTCACCCGGGCCTTCGAGCTCAACCCCTACAACCCGAATGTGGGCCGGGAGGCGTCCATCTGCGCCGGACTCGCCGGGCGCATGGATGAGGCGGTGCGCTTCAGCGAGGCCGCCAGCGCGGTGGACCCTGACGACATGGGGCTGCTGGCCAACCTCGCGCTCAACCTGCTGTTGGCCGGGCGCGTCGCGGAGGCCCTGCCCCGGGCGCGGATGGCCGTGGCTCGCGCACCCAACGATCCCATCTCTCGAGCGGTGCTCTCGCTGATCGAACAGGTCTCCTCGGGAGGCATGTCCCTGGAGGAGGCGAGGCAGAGCGTGCTCTCGAGTGGGTAG
- a CDS encoding pyridoxal phosphate-dependent decarboxylase family protein encodes MGRQVVDRIARFMEALPERRADNPVDPAAAAELIAALFRPPPEQAGDLTELLGRVDQARDCAFETAGPGFMAGVPGGGLYVSALAEFYARAINRYGSFAFGAPALAALEESVLRWIAQEVCGMPAGSSGFLTTGGSLATLSAVVTARESRLGEDIAQGTIYVTEYTHHSVAKAAWLAGIKRGNVRVVPCTDELRMDLCAASALIREDRKAGRRPFLLAATAGTTVTGAIDPLSEMAALARQEGLWLHVDAAYGGFFRLTSRGRQRLAGLEQADSIALDPHKSLFLPFGTGALVVREPALLAAAHAERGSYMQDAQSTESLPNYSDLSPELTREVRGLRVWLPLHLHGVAAFRAELDEKLDLAEQAHRRLAAVPTLELPWAPELSTVAFRVRPRDASPAAVAEADQATVELLQRINSSGRVFLMSAVAGGRQIIRVCILGHRTHQDRVAEALDIIVSAATERRTAA; translated from the coding sequence ATGGGAAGGCAGGTCGTCGACCGTATCGCACGCTTCATGGAAGCCCTGCCGGAGCGGCGGGCGGACAACCCGGTCGACCCGGCCGCCGCCGCGGAGCTGATCGCCGCCCTCTTCCGTCCGCCCCCCGAGCAGGCAGGTGACCTGACGGAGCTGCTGGGCCGGGTGGACCAGGCCCGGGACTGCGCCTTCGAGACGGCGGGCCCTGGGTTCATGGCGGGAGTGCCGGGCGGAGGCCTCTACGTCTCGGCGCTGGCCGAGTTCTATGCCCGGGCGATCAACCGCTATGGCAGCTTTGCCTTCGGCGCTCCGGCGCTCGCCGCGCTCGAGGAGAGCGTCCTGCGCTGGATTGCCCAGGAGGTCTGCGGCATGCCGGCCGGCAGCTCCGGGTTCCTCACCACGGGGGGCTCGCTGGCCACCCTCTCCGCGGTCGTCACCGCCCGGGAGAGCCGCCTCGGCGAGGACATCGCGCAAGGGACGATCTACGTCACCGAGTACACGCACCACTCCGTGGCCAAGGCCGCATGGCTGGCGGGCATCAAGCGCGGCAACGTCCGCGTGGTGCCATGCACGGACGAGCTGCGGATGGACCTCTGCGCCGCGTCCGCGTTGATCCGCGAGGATCGGAAGGCGGGGCGCCGCCCCTTCCTGCTCGCCGCCACGGCGGGGACCACCGTCACCGGGGCCATCGATCCGCTCTCGGAGATGGCGGCGCTGGCGAGGCAGGAGGGCCTCTGGCTCCATGTGGACGCGGCCTACGGCGGCTTCTTCCGGCTGACCTCTCGGGGGCGGCAGCGGCTGGCGGGCCTCGAGCAGGCGGACTCCATCGCGCTGGATCCGCACAAGAGCCTGTTCCTTCCCTTCGGCACCGGGGCCCTCGTCGTCCGCGAGCCCGCGCTGCTGGCCGCCGCGCACGCGGAGCGTGGCTCCTACATGCAGGACGCCCAGTCCACCGAGAGCCTGCCGAACTACTCGGACCTGAGCCCGGAGCTCACCCGCGAGGTTCGCGGCCTGCGGGTCTGGCTCCCGCTGCATCTGCATGGAGTGGCCGCGTTTCGCGCGGAGCTCGACGAGAAGCTCGACCTGGCGGAGCAGGCCCATCGGAGGCTCGCGGCGGTCCCGACGCTGGAGCTGCCGTGGGCTCCGGAGCTGAGCACCGTCGCCTTCCGGGTCCGGCCGCGTGACGCGAGCCCGGCCGCGGTGGCCGAGGCGGACCAGGCGACCGTCGAGCTGCTCCAGCGCATCAACTCGAGCGGCCGGGTGTTCCTGATGAGCGCCGTCGCCGGAGGGCGGCAGATCATCCGGGTCTGCATCCTGGGGCACCGGACGCATCAGGACCGTGTTGCCGAGGCGCTCGACATCATCGTCTCGGCCGCCACGGAGAGGCGCACGGCGGCATAG
- a CDS encoding thiol-activated cytolysin family protein: MRNVRHSLMLMGLSVLGLQACGEPGTEETRPPAVQEASGPELSVREQDIQNQPVFDYLTGISPLILPGTRHSESSTTQEEVRDSTINLCTYTEVSETNHFDKLVSFDPNADVLWPGSIVQGQSLALGLLSPIGGARAPGTITLTNARIDGSTPTEYIYSRTLQSPSLASAQDAIHSILTSESVNFAAKVAYTMHQAHSLNEGSVKAGIAAQFAGATLNTTFGQSWTQSKTTFLVDFTQAYYTVSFGAPTDPSAFFTPSTTVADLRPFIFSGNPAGYVSSVTYGRRLLVKFESSEDSSKVSATLDAVFTKGRAGGSITLDAEQQRVLRETKMTLLALGGSASSAVEVIGTGLDKVVSLQNYFQSGANFSPSAPGVPLSYTVRYVANYQPLVVASTTSYTVPSCVGKTSTISVALHELYIHANGETFGKGEMNYDVYVDEVLVASGRNVKRGDNESIGLGQTRVVTKLQKDANSLVVRAKVWESSKEVYPSVTHSFSTYFKDWSPKGYSSNTAEYKNLKVSLRYTATMY; the protein is encoded by the coding sequence ATGCGAAATGTTCGTCATTCGTTGATGCTGATGGGGCTGTCCGTCCTGGGCCTCCAGGCCTGTGGCGAGCCCGGTACCGAAGAGACGCGCCCGCCCGCGGTGCAGGAGGCCTCGGGCCCCGAGCTCTCCGTCCGAGAGCAGGACATCCAGAATCAGCCCGTCTTCGACTACCTCACGGGCATCTCGCCGCTCATCCTGCCGGGCACCCGCCACAGCGAGAGCAGCACCACCCAGGAGGAGGTGCGGGACTCGACGATCAACCTCTGCACGTACACCGAGGTCTCCGAGACGAACCACTTCGACAAGCTCGTCTCCTTTGATCCGAACGCGGATGTGCTCTGGCCGGGCTCCATCGTGCAGGGCCAGTCGCTGGCGCTCGGGCTGCTGTCGCCCATCGGCGGGGCGCGTGCGCCGGGGACCATCACCCTGACCAACGCCCGCATCGACGGCTCGACGCCGACCGAGTACATCTACAGCCGCACCCTGCAGTCCCCGAGCCTGGCGAGCGCCCAGGACGCCATCCACAGCATCCTGACCTCCGAGAGCGTCAACTTCGCGGCCAAGGTGGCCTACACGATGCACCAGGCGCACTCGCTCAACGAGGGCTCGGTGAAGGCGGGCATCGCGGCGCAGTTCGCCGGCGCCACCCTCAACACCACCTTCGGCCAGTCGTGGACGCAGAGCAAGACGACCTTCCTGGTGGACTTCACCCAGGCCTATTACACCGTGTCCTTCGGGGCGCCGACGGACCCCTCGGCCTTCTTCACGCCCTCCACCACGGTGGCGGACCTGCGCCCGTTCATCTTCAGCGGCAACCCGGCCGGCTATGTCAGCTCCGTGACGTACGGGCGCCGGCTGCTGGTGAAGTTCGAGTCCTCCGAGGACAGCTCCAAGGTGAGCGCCACGCTGGACGCGGTCTTCACCAAGGGCCGGGCGGGCGGCTCCATCACGCTGGACGCCGAGCAGCAGCGGGTGCTGCGCGAGACGAAGATGACGCTGCTGGCCCTGGGTGGCTCCGCCAGCAGCGCGGTGGAGGTGATCGGCACCGGGCTGGACAAGGTCGTCTCCCTGCAGAACTACTTCCAGTCCGGGGCGAACTTCTCGCCGAGCGCTCCGGGCGTGCCGCTGTCCTATACGGTGCGCTACGTGGCCAACTACCAGCCGCTCGTGGTGGCCTCGACGACGAGCTACACGGTGCCCTCCTGCGTCGGGAAGACGAGCACCATCTCCGTGGCCCTGCACGAGCTGTACATCCACGCCAACGGCGAGACGTTCGGCAAGGGGGAGATGAACTACGACGTCTACGTGGACGAGGTGCTCGTGGCCAGCGGGCGCAACGTGAAGCGCGGTGACAACGAGAGCATCGGCCTGGGCCAGACGCGGGTGGTCACCAAGCTCCAGAAGGACGCCAACAGCCTGGTGGTGCGCGCGAAGGTCTGGGAGAGCAGCAAGGAGGTGTACCCCAGCGTCACGCACTCCTTCAGCACCTACTTCAAGGACTGGTCCCCCAAGGGGTACAGCTCGAACACCGCCGAGTACAAGAACCTGAAGGTCAGCCTGCGCTACACCGCGACGATGTACTGA
- a CDS encoding sensor histidine kinase, with the protein MTQRTQADSSHGSGGFALRGQMGALLRAKDWSKTQLGPIESWPRTLLGYVSMVLEMPTPAIIFWGPDQTQLYNEGYAVIMGPRHPRYLAESYRECWPDTYPVIYPWMRKVLERGEVIQVEKELFTLTRYGFTEEAYFTFTFSPLRDDSGAIAGILQPVVEVTQTVLSERRAETLRAVALGSTGSDATKEAFGALSSNPKDIPFALFFRRPEGAAELELAESVGLEATAVSLPGFLAVARRVLQSATPEKLEDARELLGPGRIGPWDEPTRAAFVLPVRRSPAEAPQGVVVLGISSRLAFDDRYREFFEAVSWELAAGLAAERAKKAERESQAREQAARAELEIERQRLHTVFMQAPVAITILRGPEHVIELANPRMCVLWGRTLEQVLGKRHFEALPETAGQGVETLLRGVLATGTPYVGTELSVRLARLEGGALDDAYFNVVYAPMQSATGQIEGILVVASDVTQEVQARRRAEGLKAQAEEGVRLRDEFLSVASHELKTPLTPLALRLAQMKREAQGTQPGHRPRERLVRHLEVAERQVKKLAELVGDLLDVSRLSTGRMKLELESVDLSALVREVVARFEPEAERVGCLLGVRTHPSAVGWWDRLRLEQVVTNLLSNALKYGRGKPVQISVDRDGERARLTVRDEGIGIASADLQRIFNRFERAVSERHYGGLGLGLYVTRQFVQAMGGTVEAESVLGQGATFTVELPADPAGGAGPPAA; encoded by the coding sequence ATGACGCAGCGAACTCAGGCTGACAGCAGCCACGGCTCCGGCGGCTTTGCGCTCCGCGGCCAGATGGGCGCGCTCCTTCGCGCCAAGGACTGGTCGAAGACGCAGCTGGGCCCCATCGAGTCCTGGCCCCGCACCCTGCTGGGCTACGTCTCCATGGTCCTCGAGATGCCCACGCCCGCCATCATCTTCTGGGGCCCGGACCAGACGCAGCTCTACAACGAGGGCTATGCGGTCATCATGGGGCCGCGCCACCCCCGCTACCTCGCCGAGTCCTATCGGGAGTGCTGGCCCGACACCTATCCCGTCATCTACCCCTGGATGCGCAAGGTGCTGGAGCGCGGTGAGGTCATCCAGGTGGAGAAGGAGCTCTTCACGCTCACCCGCTACGGCTTCACGGAGGAGGCCTACTTCACGTTCACCTTCAGCCCGCTGCGGGACGACAGCGGCGCCATCGCGGGAATCCTCCAGCCCGTCGTGGAGGTGACCCAGACGGTCCTCAGCGAGCGCCGCGCCGAGACGCTCCGTGCGGTCGCCTTGGGCTCGACCGGCTCGGATGCGACGAAGGAGGCCTTCGGCGCCTTGTCCTCCAACCCGAAGGACATCCCCTTCGCCCTGTTCTTCCGCCGCCCCGAGGGAGCAGCGGAGCTGGAGCTCGCGGAGAGTGTGGGCCTCGAGGCCACCGCCGTGAGCCTGCCGGGATTCTTGGCGGTGGCCCGCCGGGTCCTCCAGTCCGCCACGCCCGAGAAGCTGGAGGATGCTCGGGAGCTGCTGGGCCCCGGGAGGATTGGACCGTGGGACGAGCCGACCCGAGCCGCCTTCGTCCTCCCGGTGAGGCGCTCGCCGGCGGAGGCGCCCCAGGGCGTCGTCGTCCTGGGCATCAGCTCCCGACTGGCCTTCGACGACAGGTACCGCGAGTTCTTCGAGGCCGTCTCATGGGAGCTCGCCGCCGGTCTGGCCGCGGAGCGGGCGAAGAAGGCCGAGCGGGAGTCGCAGGCGCGCGAGCAGGCCGCGCGCGCCGAGCTGGAGATTGAACGGCAGCGGCTGCACACCGTCTTCATGCAGGCCCCCGTGGCCATCACCATCCTGCGCGGCCCGGAGCACGTCATCGAGCTGGCCAACCCCCGCATGTGCGTCCTCTGGGGGCGCACCCTGGAACAGGTGCTGGGCAAGCGCCACTTCGAGGCCCTTCCCGAGACGGCGGGACAGGGGGTCGAGACGCTCTTGCGCGGGGTGCTCGCCACCGGCACGCCGTACGTTGGCACCGAGCTGTCGGTGAGGCTGGCGCGGCTCGAAGGCGGCGCCCTGGACGACGCGTACTTCAACGTCGTCTACGCGCCGATGCAAAGCGCCACCGGGCAGATCGAGGGCATCCTGGTGGTCGCCTCGGACGTGACGCAGGAGGTCCAGGCGCGGCGCCGCGCCGAGGGCTTGAAGGCCCAGGCGGAGGAAGGCGTCCGCCTGCGTGACGAGTTCCTCTCGGTGGCGAGCCATGAGCTGAAGACGCCGCTCACGCCGCTGGCGCTGCGGCTCGCCCAGATGAAGCGGGAGGCACAGGGCACGCAGCCTGGTCATCGCCCCCGTGAGCGCCTGGTGCGCCACCTGGAAGTGGCGGAGCGTCAGGTGAAGAAGCTCGCCGAGCTGGTGGGCGACCTGCTCGACGTGTCGCGCCTGAGCACCGGGCGCATGAAGCTCGAGCTGGAGTCGGTGGACCTCTCGGCCCTGGTGCGCGAGGTGGTCGCCCGGTTCGAGCCCGAGGCGGAGCGGGTCGGCTGTCTGCTGGGAGTGCGCACCCACCCCTCCGCCGTCGGCTGGTGGGACCGGCTCCGCCTGGAGCAGGTGGTCACCAACCTGCTGTCCAATGCGCTCAAGTACGGCAGGGGCAAGCCCGTCCAGATCTCCGTGGACCGTGACGGAGAGAGAGCCCGGCTCACGGTCCGCGACGAGGGCATTGGCATCGCTTCGGCGGACCTCCAGCGCATCTTCAACCGCTTCGAGCGGGCCGTGTCGGAGCGCCACTACGGCGGCCTGGGACTGGGGCTGTACGTGACGCGGCAGTTCGTGCAGGCGATGGGCGGCACCGTGGAGGCCGAGAGTGTCCTCGGCCAAGGCGCCACGTTCACCGTCGAGCTGCCAGCGGACCCTGCCGGAGGGGCAGGGCCGCCAGCCGCGTGA